Proteins co-encoded in one Hymenobacter swuensis DY53 genomic window:
- the mnmE gene encoding tRNA uridine-5-carboxymethylaminomethyl(34) synthesis GTPase MnmE — translation MAIGLPPSLSDTIVALSTPPGAGAIALLRLSGPQAILLTDVVFAGKRLRDQPSHTLHVGTIRDGARILDEVVVSLFRGPHSYTREDVVEISTHGSDYIVQEVLTLLLRHGARLAEAGEFTKRAFLHGAFDLAQAEAVADLIAADSALSHQVAMRQMRGGFSQELKDLRGRLVQFAALLELELDFGEEDVEFADRTGLVQLLQEVQQLVRRLLRSFELGNVIKNGVTTVIAGRPNAGKSTLLNALLNEERAIVSDVAGTTRDLIEDEVSIEGIRFRFVDTAGLRDTTDVVESIGVERTLKRVQQAALVVYLFDITTTTPADLKAEIEALKLPAGVGVLAVGNKLDVAPDTDQEAFLTRPGTVLIAASRGDGLDELRQELLARVRLDGLDRTGSSTIVTNLRHAQSLEQANQHLDAVLMGLSTGAGTELLAADLRHALAALGQITGEISNDDLLTSIFTQFCIGK, via the coding sequence ATGGCCATAGGCTTACCTCCCTCGCTTTCCGATACCATTGTTGCCCTGTCAACGCCGCCCGGGGCCGGCGCTATTGCCCTGCTTCGACTGTCAGGGCCGCAGGCTATTTTGCTGACCGATGTGGTATTTGCCGGAAAGCGCCTGCGCGACCAGCCCAGCCACACACTACATGTAGGGACCATCCGCGACGGGGCGCGGATTCTGGATGAAGTCGTCGTATCGTTGTTTCGGGGGCCACACTCCTACACCCGTGAGGACGTAGTGGAAATCAGCACCCACGGCTCCGATTACATCGTGCAGGAAGTCCTGACGCTGCTGTTGCGCCACGGCGCCCGCCTGGCGGAGGCCGGCGAGTTCACCAAGCGTGCATTCCTGCACGGAGCCTTCGACTTGGCCCAGGCCGAAGCCGTGGCCGATCTGATTGCCGCCGACTCGGCCCTTTCGCACCAGGTAGCCATGCGTCAGATGCGCGGGGGCTTTTCCCAGGAGTTGAAGGACCTGCGCGGCCGGCTGGTACAGTTTGCGGCCCTGCTGGAATTGGAACTGGACTTTGGCGAAGAGGACGTGGAGTTTGCCGACCGCACCGGCTTAGTGCAGCTCCTGCAGGAAGTACAGCAGTTGGTGCGCCGCCTGCTCCGTTCCTTTGAATTGGGTAACGTTATCAAGAACGGCGTGACTACGGTTATTGCTGGCCGCCCCAATGCCGGCAAAAGCACCCTACTCAACGCTCTGCTCAACGAGGAGCGCGCTATTGTCTCGGACGTGGCCGGCACTACCCGCGACCTGATTGAGGATGAAGTCAGCATTGAAGGCATCCGGTTCCGGTTTGTGGATACGGCCGGCCTGCGCGACACAACCGACGTGGTAGAATCCATCGGCGTGGAGCGCACCTTAAAGCGTGTGCAGCAGGCAGCATTGGTAGTATATCTGTTTGATATAACGACTACTACCCCCGCTGATCTTAAAGCGGAGATTGAGGCACTGAAACTACCGGCGGGCGTGGGTGTACTGGCCGTAGGCAACAAGCTGGACGTCGCTCCGGATACCGACCAGGAAGCCTTCCTGACGCGTCCCGGCACCGTGCTTATTGCTGCGTCCCGGGGCGACGGGCTGGATGAGCTGCGGCAGGAGTTGCTGGCCCGTGTCCGCCTCGATGGCCTTGACCGTACGGGCTCCAGTACCATCGTGACCAATCTGCGCCACGCCCAAAGCCTGGAGCAGGCCAATCAGCACCTTGATGCCGTACTGATGGGCCTGAGCACCGGCGCGGGCACCGAGCTCCTGGCCGCTGACCTGCGCCACGCCCTGGCGGCCCTGGGCCAGATAACCGGTGAAATCAGCAACGACGACCTGCTGACCAGCATTTTCACCCAGTTCTGCATCGGGAAGTAA
- a CDS encoding metal-dependent transcriptional regulator, with the protein MPSYTEENYLKAIYKLAEAQPGTEVSTNSVAEELRTRPASVTDMLRRLGEKELLHYTRYRGVTLTQEGRRLALLTIRKHRLWEVFLVQHLGFNWDEVHDVAEQMEHIDSDLLVRRLDEFLGFPQLDPHGDPIPTADGVLHRPQHRLLSDLRPGEHGRVIAVKNTSAPFLQYLDKVGVNLGTQIEVVDKITFDNSLEIKINNEVKYLVSAEVSRNLLVTD; encoded by the coding sequence ATGCCCAGCTACACCGAGGAGAATTACCTGAAAGCCATCTACAAGCTGGCAGAAGCGCAACCCGGCACCGAAGTCAGCACCAACAGCGTGGCGGAGGAGCTACGGACGCGGCCCGCTTCGGTGACGGATATGCTGCGCCGCCTCGGGGAAAAAGAGCTGCTGCATTACACGCGTTACCGGGGCGTGACGCTCACGCAGGAAGGCCGCCGGCTGGCCCTGCTTACTATTCGGAAACACCGGCTGTGGGAGGTTTTTCTGGTCCAGCACCTGGGGTTCAACTGGGATGAAGTACACGACGTCGCCGAACAGATGGAGCACATCGACTCCGACCTGCTGGTGCGCCGCCTCGATGAGTTTCTGGGCTTCCCGCAGCTTGACCCCCACGGCGACCCGATTCCGACGGCCGATGGCGTGCTGCACCGCCCCCAGCACCGCCTGCTTTCCGACCTGCGCCCCGGTGAACACGGCCGGGTTATAGCCGTCAAGAATACCTCGGCTCCCTTCCTGCAATACCTCGATAAAGTGGGCGTCAACCTCGGCACACAGATTGAAGTAGTAGATAAGATAACATTCGATAATTCCCTAGAAATCAAAATCAACAACGAAGTTAAATACTTAGTCTCAGCCGAAGTAAGCCGTAACCTGCTGGTCACGGATTGA
- a CDS encoding 3-oxoacyl-ACP synthase III family protein, whose translation MNNSLRLSEIAGVGHYVPERVVTNADLTQLIDTTDEWIQERTGIRERRWFEEGKDTTANMGANAARKALEMAGLTPDDVQLIVFATLSPDYFFPGSGVLLQRELGITAPIPAFDVRNQCSGFVYALSMADQFIKTGMYDTVLVVGSEIHSSGLDISTRGRAVSVIFGDGAGAVVLRPSTREGHGILSTHLHSQGEHAEELIVREPGSNRNNRLEYVMANELEMYPYMNGQNVFKHAVVRFPQVIREALDANGYESKDIDMLIPHQANLRITQFVQQKMGLSDDKVFSNIQRYGNTTAASVPIALSEAVQEGRIKRGDLVCLAAFGSGFTWASALIRW comes from the coding sequence CCGACTCTCTGAAATTGCCGGTGTTGGTCACTACGTGCCTGAGCGCGTGGTCACGAATGCCGACCTGACCCAACTGATTGACACCACCGACGAGTGGATCCAGGAACGTACCGGCATTCGGGAGCGGCGCTGGTTTGAGGAAGGAAAAGACACCACGGCCAACATGGGGGCCAACGCGGCCCGCAAGGCCCTGGAAATGGCCGGCCTCACGCCCGATGACGTGCAGCTGATTGTGTTTGCCACCTTGTCGCCCGACTACTTCTTCCCCGGTTCCGGTGTGCTGCTGCAGCGTGAGTTGGGTATCACGGCCCCCATTCCGGCTTTTGATGTGCGCAACCAGTGCTCCGGCTTCGTGTACGCGCTGAGCATGGCCGACCAGTTCATCAAAACCGGCATGTACGATACCGTGCTGGTGGTGGGCTCCGAAATTCACTCCTCGGGCCTCGACATCAGCACCCGGGGCCGGGCCGTGTCAGTTATTTTCGGTGATGGAGCCGGCGCGGTGGTATTGCGCCCCAGCACCCGCGAGGGCCATGGCATTCTGAGCACCCACCTCCACTCCCAAGGCGAGCACGCCGAGGAGCTTATTGTGCGGGAACCCGGCTCGAACCGCAACAACCGCCTGGAGTACGTAATGGCCAACGAGCTGGAAATGTACCCGTACATGAACGGCCAGAACGTGTTCAAGCACGCCGTGGTGCGCTTTCCGCAGGTTATCCGGGAGGCCCTCGATGCCAATGGTTACGAGTCAAAGGATATCGATATGCTCATCCCGCACCAGGCCAACCTGCGCATCACGCAGTTCGTGCAGCAGAAAATGGGCCTCTCCGATGACAAGGTGTTCAGCAACATTCAGCGCTACGGCAACACTACAGCCGCCTCGGTGCCCATTGCCCTGAGCGAAGCCGTGCAGGAAGGCCGCATCAAGCGCGGCGACCTGGTGTGTCTGGCCGCCTTCGGCTCCGGGTTCACCTGGGCCTCCGCCCTGATCCGCTGGTAG